The genomic DNA CGGCACCTCGTGAAGGACCTCGGGATCGACCGCGCGCAGGTCGCGTTCATGGGCTACTGGCGCCGCGGCGTCGCGATGCGGGGCTGAGATGACCGACGCCATCGATCGCCACAGCCTCGCGGGGGAATCCCTCGTCCTCGGCTACGGCCGCACCCGGGTCGTGCACGACGTCTCCCTGCGCCTCGCGCCGGGCCGGGTGACCGCGCTGATCGGACCGAACGGCAGCGGCAAGTCGACCGTCCTCCGCGCCCTCGCGCGGCTGCACCGCATCGAGGCGGGGACCGTGAGCGTCGGCGGCGCGGAGTCGCGCGACGCCGCCACCCTCTCCGCCAAGGAGTTCGCGAAGACCGTCGCGATGCTGTCGCAGTCCCGGCCGCACCCGTCCGGGATCGAGGTCTCCGACGTGGTCGCCTACGGCCGCCACCCGCACCGCGGGCGGTTCTCCGGCGTGAGCGATGCCGACCGTGCCGCCGTGGCGCGCGCCCTCGCCCTCACCGGCCTGTCCGCGATGGCCGCCCGTCCGGTCGACCAGCTCTCCGGCGGCGAGCTGCAGCGCGTCTGGCTGGCGACCGCACTCGCCCAGGACACCGGGGTGCTGCTGCTCGACGAGCCGACCAACCACCTCGACCTGCGCTACCAGGTGGAGACCCTCGATCTGGTGCGGGAGCTCGCCGACGACCACGGCACCGCGCTCGGCGTCGTGCTGCATGACCTCGACCACGCCGCCTCGGTCGCCGACGACGTCGTGCTGATGCACCGCGGCCGGGTCCACGCGGCGGGGGCGCCCGCCGCGGTGCTCACCGGCGAGAACCTGTCGCACGTGTACGGCCTGCGCATCGACACCGCCCTCGACGAGGAGACCGGCCTGGTGCGGGTGCGTCCGCGCGGCCGCCACCACGGTCGCCTCCGCACTCCTTCCGCCTCCTGATCCCGACCCCTGAAGGAACCACCGATGAAGAAGACCCCCCTCGCCGTGCTCGCCCTCGGCGGCGCCCTCACCCTCGCGCTCGCCGGCTGCGGCACCACGCAGACGCCGTCCGCCGAGGGGTCCGACGCCCCGACCTCGACGAGCGCGGGCTGCACGGACGACACCACGAGCACCTCGACCGGGGCGGTCTCCGTCACCGACGATCTCGGCCGCACGGTGGAGCTCGACAAGCCGGCCGAGCGGATCGCGGTGCTCGAGTGGCAGCAGATTGAGGACGCCCTGTCGCTGTGCGTGACGCCGGTCGCGGTGGCCGACGCCGAGGGGTACAGCACCTGGGTCACGGCGGAGGAGCTGCCGGAAGGCGTCGTGGACGTGGGCACCCGTCAGGAGCCGAACCTGGAGACGCTGTTCGGCACCGATCCCGACCTCGTGATCGTCGAGGTCAACGCCGCGGACGACCCCATCGTCGCGCAGCTCGAGGCCTACGACGTGCCCGTGCTCGCGACGATCGGCGCCGATGCGAAGGACCCGATCGCGAAGATGCTGAACACCTTCGACCTCATCGCGCAGGTCACCGGCCGCGAGGAGCGGGCCGACGTCGTCACCGAGGAGTTCCAGGACCACCTCGACACCGCGAAGGCCGAGCTCGCCGACCGCGACCTCGCCACGACCGACTTCGTGTTCTTCGACGGCTGGGTCGACGGCGGCAACGTGGCGCTGCGTCCGTTCGGCCAGGGCTCGCTCGTCGGCGAGGTGGGCGAGGAGCTCGGGCTGACGAACGCCTGGACCGGCGAGGTCGACCCCGTGTACGGCCTCGGACAGACCGATGTCGAGGGCATGACGACGGTCGGCGACGCGAACCTGTTCTACACCGGCACCGCGGACCCGGATTCCGAGAGCTTCGTCGACGCCCTCGCGGACAACCCCGCCTGGACCTCGCTCCCCGCGGTGGCGGAGGACCGCCTGACTGCGTTCCCGGCCGGCATCTGGACCTTCGGCGGCCCGCGCTCGACCGCGCAGATCATCGACGGCTACCTCGAGGTGCTCTCGAAGTGACGGAGACCCTCCGCCTCGACGACACGACGGCGACCGCGGAGCCCGACGCCCCGGCGTCCGCCGTCCCCGTGGAGGCGGAGGGTCGGAAGCCCGCGGTGTGGACGGGCGTCGGCGTGCTCGTCGCTCTCGCCGTCGTGCTGGTCGCGGTCGCCTGCTGGCACCTCACCCAGGGCACGAGCGGCGTGGTGTTCGCCGACACCGACATCCTCTGGGGCTCGCGGGTGCCGCGGCTCGCCGCCGGTGTCGCGGTGGGCGTGGCCCTCGGGGTCGCCGGCATCCTGCTGCAGTCCCTCGCCCGCAATGCCCTCGCGTCGCCGGACACGCTGGGCGTGACCGCCGGGGCCTACCTCGCCGTCACGGCGCTCGCCGCGTTCGGGATCGCCGTGCCGGTGTGGGCCTCCGGCGCGGTGGCGTTCGCGGGCGGCATCGTCGCCGCGGGCATCGTGCTCGGACTCGCCGGCGGGGCGGGGTCGTCCACGACCCGCCTCATCCTCGCGGGCTCCGCGCTGGCGCTCGCCTTCCAGGCCGCGACCTCGACGCTGCTCATCCTGTTCGACGAGGAGACCAAGGGACTGCTCGCCTGGGGGAGCGGGAGCCTGTCGCAGCTCGGACTCACCGCGTTCCTCCAGGCGGCGCCGGTCGTCGTGGTCGTCACGGTGCTGGCCCTCGTGCTCGCGCGGCGCCTGGACATCCTCACGCTGGGGGACGACACCGCCTCGTCGCTCGGCGTGCCGATCCGGTCGACCAGGACCATCGGGATCCTGCTCGCGGTCACCCTCACGGCGGTCGCGGTGACGCTCGCCGGGCCGATGGGATTCGTGGGGCTGTGCGCGCCGGTGCTCGCGCGGCTGCTGACGCGGGTGGTGCCGAGCCTGAACCGCCACGTGCTGCTGATCCCCGCGGCGGGGCTCCTCGGCGCCCTCGTCGTCATCCTCTCCGACGCCCTCCTGCGCGCGCTCATCGGCGCGGAGGCTGCGATCCTCATCCCGACCGGCGTCGCGACGACGCTGCTCGGCGCGATCGTGCTCGTGCTCATGGCCCGGCGCCTCCGCGACGCCGGTCCCACGCGCGAGCCTCCGCGGGTGCGCTTCGGCGTCCGCAGCCGCCTGCGCTTCCGGATCACCCTCGCCCTCGTCGCCCTCGGCCTGGTCGGGGTGCTCCTGCTCGGACTGCTCGCCGGGCACACCTGGCTGCTCACCGGCGACATCGCGCTGTGGCTGCAGAGCCAGGCTCCCGCGCCCATCGCCTTCGCCCTCGACGAGCGCGCGCCGCGGATCGTGGCCGCCGTGGTCGCCGGCGCCGCGCTCGCCCTCTCCGGCGCCGTGATCCAGGGGGTGAGCCGCAACCCGCTCGCCGACCCGGGCATCCTCGGCGTCACCGGCGGCGGCGGGCTCGGCGCGGTGCTGGTGATCACGAGCATCACGTCGTCGACGGGCGGGATGATCGCGGGAGCCGTCACGGGCTCGCTGCTCGCCTTCGCCCTCGTCTACCTGCTGTCGTGGCGGGGAGGCCTGAACGCGGACCGGTTCCTGCTGATCGGCATCGGGGTCTCGTACTTCACGGTCTCCCTCACGACCTTCCTCCTGCTGCGGTCGAACCCGTGGGACACCCCGAAGATCTACACCTGGCTCTCCGGCACGACCTACGGGCGTGTGTGGGAGCAGGTCGTCCCGCTGGCGATCGTCCTCGTGATCGCGGTGCCGTTCGTGGTGATGAGTCGCCGAGAGCTCGACGTGCTGTCGCTCGATGAGGACACCCCGCGACTGGTCGGCATCCGGCTGGAGCCCGTCCGGTTGACGCTGCTGCTGGTGGTGGCCGTCCTGGCGGCGCTGAGCGTGACGGCGATCGGGGTCATCGGCTTCGTGGGGCTGGTGGCGCCGCATGCCGCGCGGGCACTGGTGGGCGCACGGCACTCGCGGGTGATCCCGACGGCGGTGCTCCTCGGCGGGCTGCTCGTCGGCATCGCGGACACCATCGGCCGGACGGTGATCGCCCCCGCGCAGCTTCCGGCGGGCCTCGTGGTCGCGCTGATCGGCGCCCCGTACTTCGTCTGGCTGCTCTGGCGCTCCCGCTGACCCGCTTCGAATCGCGCAAATGGCCCCATTCCCGGAGGAAATGGGGCCATTTGGGCGATTCGAACGGGGTTACCGGGCCAGGAACTGCGTCAGCGCGGCGTTGACCTCGTCGGCGTGGGTCCAGAGGAGGCCGTGCGGGGCGCCCTCGACCTCGACGTACTCGGCCTCGGGCACGGCCTGGCGGAAGCGGCGGGCGGTCGCGTCGATCGGCAGGATGTTGTCCTTCGTGCCGTGCAGGATGAGGGTGGGCTTGCCGGCGGCGGCCACGGCCTTCACGTCGTCGCGGAAGTCCTCGATCCAGGTCGGGACCACGGCATACGCGGCGACCGGGGCGCTGGTGACGGAGAGGTTCCAGTTCGCGTCGACGACCTGCTGGCTGATGCGCGTGCCGAGGTTCTCGTCGAGGTTGTAGAAGTCCGTGTAGAACTGGGTGAACCAGGCGTAGCGGTCGCCCTTGGCGGCGGCCTCGATCCCGTCGAAGACCTCCTGCGGCACGCCTTCCGGGTTGTCGTCGCGCTGCACGAGGAAGGGCTCGAGCGACGCGAGGAAGGCGAGCTTCGCGACGCGCTCGTGACCGTAGCGGCCGACGTAGCGGGCGAGCTCGCCGGTGCCCATGGAGAACCCGACGAGCACGACGTCGCGGAGGTCGAGGGTCTCGAGCACCGTGTTCAGGTCGGCGGCGAAGGTGTCGTAGTCGTAGCCGGAGCCGACCTTGGAGGACTGCCCGAAGCCGCGGCGGTCGTAGGTGATGACGCGGTACCCCTGGGCGAGGAGCTCGCGGGTCTGGCGCTCCCAGCTGTGGCCGTTGAGCGGATAGCCGTGGATCAGGACGACGGGCTGGCCGCTGCCCTGGTCTTCGTAGTAGAGCTCGATCGGGGTGGTGTTCTCGGTGCCGACGGTGATGTAACCCATGATGTGTTCCTTTCGGTGCCGGTGAGAACGATCGTTCTCGCCTGATGTGATCAATCTAGAGAACGTTCGTTCTCGTGTCAAGTAGACTTCTGGACATGACCGAAGACGAGGCCCGCGAACGCATCCTCTCCGCCGCGGAGGAGCTGTACTACCGCAAGGGCTACGCGGCGGTCGGCATGGACGAGCTGCGGGCTGCCGCCGGGGTGTCGCTGCGGCGCGTGTACTCGCTGTTCCCGGCGAAGACCGACATCGTCGCCGCGGTGCTCACCCGGAAGCACGCCGAGTGGGAGCAGGGGCTCACGGCGGCCGTAGCGCAGAGCGGCGACGACCCGCGCGCCCGCCTCCTCGCGGTCTACGGCTACCTGGAGGACTGGTTCTGCAGCGACGGGTTCCGGGGCTGCGCCTTCATCAACGCGTTCGGCGAGCTCGGGGGAACGAGCCCCGAGGTGGCCGCGATCGTCCGCGCGCACAAGGCCTCGTTCCAGCAGTACATGGCGGAGCTCGTCGCGGACACCGGTGCCCCGGCGGGTCTGGCCGCCCAGCTCTCTCTCCTCGCGGAGGGCGCGCAGAGTACCGCGGCGATCGGCGCGGACCCGGAGGCCGCCGTGCACGCGCGCCGCGCCGCCGAGGTCCTGATCGACGCCGCCCTCGCTCCGGCCTGACGCCCCCACTCGCTAACTTGGTTAGCGAAATGGGGAGGTCCTGTCAAGGCCACTGCTTTCCGCGCCCGCCCCGCGTAGGGTGCGGGCATGGAGACCTCGACGAAGGGCATCGCCCGCCAGAGCCTCGTGATCGCCGCCGCCGTGTTCATGCTGATCGCCGCGGCCATCGGCGCCGGAGCATTCGGCGGGGACTCCGTCGACGAGCTCCAGAACGGGGCGCTCTCGGCGCAGGGCTCGTACCTCGCCCCGGCCGGGCCGGCGTTCTCGATCTGGTCGCTCATCTACCTCGGACTCCTCGCCTACACCGTGTGGCAGGCCCTCCCCGCGCAGCGCCAGGACGAGCGTCAGCAGGCGGTCGGCGGCTGGATCGCCCTCTCCCTGGTCCTCAACGGCCTCTGGCTGGTGACCGCGCGGTACCTGACGCTGTGGCTCACCGTGCTCGTGATCGCGCTGCTGCTCGCGACGCTCGCGCGCATCATCGTGCTCCTCGGCCGGTACCCCGCCCGCTCCCTCGCCGACCGCCTCCTCACCGACGGCGCGAACGGCCTGCACTTCGGCTGGGTCACGATCGCGACGGTCGCCAACACCGCTGCCTGGCTCACGCAGACCGTCCCGGAGATCGGGGCGGATGCCCCCGACGCCTGGGCCGTCGCCGTGCTCGTCGTCGTGCTGGTGATCGGCGCCGCATCGGCCTGGTTCACCGGCCGCCTCGCCCCGGCGCTGGCGACGGCCTGGGGGCTGAGCTGGCTCGCGATCGGGCGTCTCACGGGCGAGCCGGAGAGCACGCCGACCGCCGTCACCGCGATCATCGTCGCCGTCCTGCTCGTCGTCGTCGGCGTCGTGGCCGTCCTCCGCCGGCGGCGCCGCGCCGGCACGCACGACCGCGCGCCGCTCGGTCGCTAGAGCACCAGTCGGTAGCCCATCCCCGACTCGGTGAGGAGGTGGACGGGCGCCGAGGGTTCCCGCTCCAGCTTCTTGCGGAGCTGCGACATGTACAGCCGGAGATAGCCGGAGTCGGACACCTGCGCGCTGCCCCAGATCTCCTTGAGGAGATCCTGCCGGGTCACCAGCGCGCCCGGGTGCCGTGCGAGGTGCTCGAGCATCCGCCACTCGGTCGGCGTGAGGTGCACACGGGTGCCGGCGCGGGTCACGGTCTTCGTCGCGAGGTCGACGACGACATCCCCGAACGCGACCACGGACTCCCCGTTCGCGGCGACCGCGCGGCGGGAGAGCGCCCGGAGCCGGGCCAGCAGTTCATCCACCTGGAAGGGCTTCGTGACGAAGTCGTCCGCCCCCGCGTCCAGCGCCTCGACCTTGTCGGCCGAGCCCGTCCGCCCCGACACGACGATGATGGGCACGCTCGTCCAGCCGCGGAGGGCCTGGATCACCTCGATGCCGTCGAGCCGGGGCATGCCGAGGTCGAGCATGATGAGGTCGGGGTGAGTCTGCGCCGCGGCGGCGATCGCGGCGGCGCCATCGGCGGCCACGACGACCTCGTACCCGTGGGCCGCGAGGGTGATCCGCAGCGCCCGCACCATTTGGGGGTCGTCGTCGGCGATGAGGAGCTTCACTCCGTGCCCTCCGTGTCGGCGGTCCCTGCGGCGAGCGGCAGGGAGATGACCATGGTGAGTCCGCCCCCGGGGGTGTCCTCCGGTGTCAGGCTACCGCCCATGCCCTCGGTGAATCCGCGGGAGAGGGCGAGCCCGAGCCCCAGCCCGGTCGTGTTGTCGGTGTCGCCGAAGCGCTGGAACGGCTGGAAGATCGCATCCCGTCGTTCGGGGGCGATCCCCTCGCCGCGGTCGACGATCCGGATCTCCGCCCGATCGCCCAGCCGGCTGCTCGACACGAGCACACGGCTGCCCGCCGGCGCGTGCCGGTGGGCGTTGGCGAGCACGTTCACGAGCACGCGCTGGAGCAGCACCGGGTCGGCGTGCAGCGGCGGGAGGTCGGGATCGAGCGCGAGCTCGACGTCGGCGGGGCCGAGGCCGAGCTCGTCCACCGCGGCGAGCACGGGGCCGGCTGCGTCGATCCGCTGCGCCGAGACCGCGAGCACCCCCGCCTCCACCCGGCTCACGTCGAGGAGGTCGGTGACGAGGGTGGAGAGGGTCGCGAGACTCTCGTCCGCGGTCTCCAGCAGCTCCGCGCGGTCTTCGGCGGACAGGCCGTGCGCGCCGCGGAGGCCGCCGATCGCCGCGACGGCCGAGGCGAGCGGCCGCCGCAGATCGTGACTGACGGCGGAGAGGAGGGCGCTGCGCACCTGATCGGTCTCGGCGAGAGCCTCCGCCTCCCGTGCCGTGGCTCGCAGGTCGGTGTGCTCGATGGCGGCGGCGAGCTGGGCGACGATCGCGTCGAGCAGGCGGCGCTCCGGACCGGCGATCGGCTCGCCGTTGAGCTCCAGCACGGCGCGCGGGCCCCCACCGGACGCGACCCCGACCGGGATGGTCATGGCGCGGCCGTCCGGCACGGGCTCGCCGTCGCTCGCCAGCACCTCTCCGGACGGGGTGAGCAGCCGCACGCCGCTCAGACCGAACGCCTCCCGGGTGCGGCTGACGAGGGCGAGCACGGCGTTGTCGCCGCGGAGCACGTTCCCGGCGACGGCCGCGAGGAGCTCCGCCTCGGCGGTCGCCCGCTGCGCGGTCCTGGCCCGGCGGGCGGCCTGGTCGACGATGAGGCTCACGAGGATCGCGATGATGACGTAGAGGGTGAGGGCGAGCACGTGCAGCGGGTGCGCGATCGTGATCGTGAACAGCGGGGCGACGAAGAGGAAGTCGAGGGTGATGCCGGAGAGCACGGCCGCGAACACGGCGGGGCGGATCCCGCCGATGAGGGCGACGACCACGACGAGCAGCTGGTAGGCGAGCACCTCGGCCGTGATCGACTCCGGGCTGCGGACCGTGAACATCAGCCAGGAGAGCAGCGGACCGAACACCAGGGCCACGCCGAAGCCCAGCGCCTGACGCCGCCAGCCGAGCGCGCCGCCGGTGATGCGGGGGAGGGCGAGACGGCTGCCCGCCGCGGCGTGGGTCACGATGTGCACGTCGATGTCGCCCGAGCGGCGGATGACCTCGGCGCCGATCCCCGGTCCGGTGAGCGCGGCGGCGAGGCGGCCGCGGCGGCTCACCCCGATCACGAGCTGCGTCGCGTCGGCGCCCTGGGCGAACTCGACGAGCGTCGCGGGGATGTCGTCGCCGACCACCTGATGGTAGGTCCCGCCGAGCGACTCGACGAGGGAGCGCTGCGCGGCGAGGGCGCCGGGGGTCTCGTCGCGCAGCCCGTCCTGGGCGGTCACGTGCACGGCGAGCAGCTCCCCGCCGGCGGACCGGGCGGCGATGCGGGCCCCGCGGCGCAGCAGCGTCTCGCCCTCCGGGCCGCCGGTGAGGGCGACGACCACGCGTTCGCGTGCCTGCCACGCTCCGGCGATGCCCTGTTCGGCGCGGTAGCTGCGGAGCGCGCTGTCGACCTCGTCGGCGAGCCACAGCAGGGCGAGCTCCCGCAGGGCGGTGAGGTTGCCGAGGCGGAAGTAGTGCGAGAGCGCGGCATCGATGCGCTCCGCGGGGTAGACGAGGCCCGCGGCGAGGCGGTCGCGGAGCGTCTGCGGCGCCAAGTCGACGACCTCGATCTCGTCGGCGGCGCGGACGACCGCGTCCGGGATGGTCTCGCGCTGGGCGATGCCGGTGATCTTCTCCACGACCGCGTTCAGCGACTCGATGTGCTGCACGTTCACGGTGGTGACGACGTCGATCCCCGCGTCCAGCAGCTCCTCGACGTCCTGCCAGCGCTTGGGGTTGCGCGAGCCGGGGGTGTTCGTGTGCGCGAACTCGTCCACGAGCGCGATCTCGGGGCCGAGGGCGAGCACCGCGTCGAGGTCGAGCTCGGAGAGGACGACCCCGCGGTGGGCGTCTTCCCGGCGCGGCACTTCGGGCAGTCCGGAGGTCAGGGCGGCCGTGGCCGCACGGCCATGGGTCTCGACGATCGCGATGACCACGTCGCGGCCCTCGTCGCGGAGCCTCCGGCCCTCGGCGAGCATCTCGAAGGTCTTCCCGACCCCCGGCGCGGCGCCGAGGAGGACGCGCAGTCGTCCGCGGCGGTTCCGGTCCGTCGCGGGGCGCGGCGGCCGCTCTGCGCTCATGCACCCTCCCGGTCGTCGAGTGCGAGATTCAGCTCCGCGACGTTGATGCGCTCCTCGCCGAGGAACCCCAGGTCCCGCCCTTGAATCCTAGACTCCACCAGTGCCCGGACCTCGTCCTCCGGCAGGTCGCGGGCGGCCGCCACCCGCGGCACCTGCAGCAGGGCGTACGCGACGCTGATGTGCGGGTCGAGACCGGAGCCGGACGCGGTCACGGCATCCGCGGGCACCGCGGACGGATCGACCCCCTCCCTCGCGGCGATCTCGGCCTTCCGTTCGGCGATGGCGGCGACGAGGTCGGGATTCTCCGGCCCGAGGTTGCTGCCGCTCGACGCTGCTCCGTCGAATCCGTCGCCCGCAGCCGAGGGGCGGGACTGGAAGTACTCGGGCAGGGCCTCGCCGTCGGCATCCGTGAAGGACTGGCCGATGAGCGCGCTGCCCCGGTCGCCGGGGAGCATCGAGCCGTTCGCCTGCGCGGGGAGGAGGAGCTGGCCGATGCCGGTGACGAGCAGCATGTACCCGACGCCGAGGACGAGGGTGAGGACGAGCATCGCGCGGACGGCGACACCGGCGGTGCGCACCGTGGTGCGGGTGGTGGACGACATGGCGTTCCTTTCGAGCCCGGTCAGAAGCCGGGGAGGAGGCTGACGAGGAGGTCGATGAGCTTGATGCCCACGAACGGGGCGATGACGCCGCCGAGGCCGTAGACCAGCAGGTTCCGCAGCAGGATCTGCGAGGCGCTCGCCGGCCGGTAGGTCACGCCGCGCAGCGCGAGCGGGATGAGGAACACGATCACGATGGCGTTGAAGATGATCGCGCTCGTGACCGCCGAGGCCGGCGAGTGCAGCTGCATGATGTTCAGCGCCGCGAGTCCGGGGAACACGCCCATGAACATCGCCGGGATGATGGCGAAGTACTTCGCGATGTCGTTCGCGAGCGAGAACGTCGTCAGCGCGCCGCGGGTGATGAGCAGCTGCTTCCCGATGCGGACGATGTCGATGAGCTTGGTCGGGTCGGAGTCGAGGTCGACCATGTTGCCGGCCTCCTTGGCGGCGGAGGTGCCCGTGTTCATCGCGACGCCGACGTCGGCCTGGGCGAGCGCGGGGGCGTCG from Microbacterium paraoxydans includes the following:
- the kdpC gene encoding potassium-transporting ATPase subunit KdpC; translated protein: MSSTTRTTVRTAGVAVRAMLVLTLVLGVGYMLLVTGIGQLLLPAQANGSMLPGDRGSALIGQSFTDADGEALPEYFQSRPSAAGDGFDGAASSGSNLGPENPDLVAAIAERKAEIAAREGVDPSAVPADAVTASGSGLDPHISVAYALLQVPRVAAARDLPEDEVRALVESRIQGRDLGFLGEERINVAELNLALDDREGA
- a CDS encoding TetR/AcrR family transcriptional regulator — its product is MTEDEARERILSAAEELYYRKGYAAVGMDELRAAAGVSLRRVYSLFPAKTDIVAAVLTRKHAEWEQGLTAAVAQSGDDPRARLLAVYGYLEDWFCSDGFRGCAFINAFGELGGTSPEVAAIVRAHKASFQQYMAELVADTGAPAGLAAQLSLLAEGAQSTAAIGADPEAAVHARRAAEVLIDAALAPA
- a CDS encoding iron ABC transporter permease codes for the protein MTETLRLDDTTATAEPDAPASAVPVEAEGRKPAVWTGVGVLVALAVVLVAVACWHLTQGTSGVVFADTDILWGSRVPRLAAGVAVGVALGVAGILLQSLARNALASPDTLGVTAGAYLAVTALAAFGIAVPVWASGAVAFAGGIVAAGIVLGLAGGAGSSTTRLILAGSALALAFQAATSTLLILFDEETKGLLAWGSGSLSQLGLTAFLQAAPVVVVVTVLALVLARRLDILTLGDDTASSLGVPIRSTRTIGILLAVTLTAVAVTLAGPMGFVGLCAPVLARLLTRVVPSLNRHVLLIPAAGLLGALVVILSDALLRALIGAEAAILIPTGVATTLLGAIVLVLMARRLRDAGPTREPPRVRFGVRSRLRFRITLALVALGLVGVLLLGLLAGHTWLLTGDIALWLQSQAPAPIAFALDERAPRIVAAVVAGAALALSGAVIQGVSRNPLADPGILGVTGGGGLGAVLVITSITSSTGGMIAGAVTGSLLAFALVYLLSWRGGLNADRFLLIGIGVSYFTVSLTTFLLLRSNPWDTPKIYTWLSGTTYGRVWEQVVPLAIVLVIAVPFVVMSRRELDVLSLDEDTPRLVGIRLEPVRLTLLLVVAVLAALSVTAIGVIGFVGLVAPHAARALVGARHSRVIPTAVLLGGLLVGIADTIGRTVIAPAQLPAGLVVALIGAPYFVWLLWRSR
- a CDS encoding ABC transporter ATP-binding protein; translation: MTDAIDRHSLAGESLVLGYGRTRVVHDVSLRLAPGRVTALIGPNGSGKSTVLRALARLHRIEAGTVSVGGAESRDAATLSAKEFAKTVAMLSQSRPHPSGIEVSDVVAYGRHPHRGRFSGVSDADRAAVARALALTGLSAMAARPVDQLSGGELQRVWLATALAQDTGVLLLDEPTNHLDLRYQVETLDLVRELADDHGTALGVVLHDLDHAASVADDVVLMHRGRVHAAGAPAAVLTGENLSHVYGLRIDTALDEETGLVRVRPRGRHHGRLRTPSAS
- a CDS encoding response regulator — translated: MKLLIADDDPQMVRALRITLAAHGYEVVVAADGAAAIAAAAQTHPDLIMLDLGMPRLDGIEVIQALRGWTSVPIIVVSGRTGSADKVEALDAGADDFVTKPFQVDELLARLRALSRRAVAANGESVVAFGDVVVDLATKTVTRAGTRVHLTPTEWRMLEHLARHPGALVTRQDLLKEIWGSAQVSDSGYLRLYMSQLRKKLEREPSAPVHLLTESGMGYRLVL
- a CDS encoding ATP-binding protein; protein product: MSAERPPRPATDRNRRGRLRVLLGAAPGVGKTFEMLAEGRRLRDEGRDVVIAIVETHGRAATAALTSGLPEVPRREDAHRGVVLSELDLDAVLALGPEIALVDEFAHTNTPGSRNPKRWQDVEELLDAGIDVVTTVNVQHIESLNAVVEKITGIAQRETIPDAVVRAADEIEVVDLAPQTLRDRLAAGLVYPAERIDAALSHYFRLGNLTALRELALLWLADEVDSALRSYRAEQGIAGAWQARERVVVALTGGPEGETLLRRGARIAARSAGGELLAVHVTAQDGLRDETPGALAAQRSLVESLGGTYHQVVGDDIPATLVEFAQGADATQLVIGVSRRGRLAAALTGPGIGAEVIRRSGDIDVHIVTHAAAGSRLALPRITGGALGWRRQALGFGVALVFGPLLSWLMFTVRSPESITAEVLAYQLLVVVVALIGGIRPAVFAAVLSGITLDFLFVAPLFTITIAHPLHVLALTLYVIIAILVSLIVDQAARRARTAQRATAEAELLAAVAGNVLRGDNAVLALVSRTREAFGLSGVRLLTPSGEVLASDGEPVPDGRAMTIPVGVASGGGPRAVLELNGEPIAGPERRLLDAIVAQLAAAIEHTDLRATAREAEALAETDQVRSALLSAVSHDLRRPLASAVAAIGGLRGAHGLSAEDRAELLETADESLATLSTLVTDLLDVSRVEAGVLAVSAQRIDAAGPVLAAVDELGLGPADVELALDPDLPPLHADPVLLQRVLVNVLANAHRHAPAGSRVLVSSSRLGDRAEIRIVDRGEGIAPERRDAIFQPFQRFGDTDNTTGLGLGLALSRGFTEGMGGSLTPEDTPGGGLTMVISLPLAAGTADTEGTE
- a CDS encoding ABC transporter substrate-binding protein — translated: MKKTPLAVLALGGALTLALAGCGTTQTPSAEGSDAPTSTSAGCTDDTTSTSTGAVSVTDDLGRTVELDKPAERIAVLEWQQIEDALSLCVTPVAVADAEGYSTWVTAEELPEGVVDVGTRQEPNLETLFGTDPDLVIVEVNAADDPIVAQLEAYDVPVLATIGADAKDPIAKMLNTFDLIAQVTGREERADVVTEEFQDHLDTAKAELADRDLATTDFVFFDGWVDGGNVALRPFGQGSLVGEVGEELGLTNAWTGEVDPVYGLGQTDVEGMTTVGDANLFYTGTADPDSESFVDALADNPAWTSLPAVAEDRLTAFPAGIWTFGGPRSTAQIIDGYLEVLSK
- a CDS encoding alpha/beta fold hydrolase, with product MGYITVGTENTTPIELYYEDQGSGQPVVLIHGYPLNGHSWERQTRELLAQGYRVITYDRRGFGQSSKVGSGYDYDTFAADLNTVLETLDLRDVVLVGFSMGTGELARYVGRYGHERVAKLAFLASLEPFLVQRDDNPEGVPQEVFDGIEAAAKGDRYAWFTQFYTDFYNLDENLGTRISQQVVDANWNLSVTSAPVAAYAVVPTWIEDFRDDVKAVAAAGKPTLILHGTKDNILPIDATARRFRQAVPEAEYVEVEGAPHGLLWTHADEVNAALTQFLAR
- a CDS encoding TspO/MBR family protein; its protein translation is METSTKGIARQSLVIAAAVFMLIAAAIGAGAFGGDSVDELQNGALSAQGSYLAPAGPAFSIWSLIYLGLLAYTVWQALPAQRQDERQQAVGGWIALSLVLNGLWLVTARYLTLWLTVLVIALLLATLARIIVLLGRYPARSLADRLLTDGANGLHFGWVTIATVANTAAWLTQTVPEIGADAPDAWAVAVLVVVLVIGAASAWFTGRLAPALATAWGLSWLAIGRLTGEPESTPTAVTAIIVAVLLVVVGVVAVLRRRRRAGTHDRAPLGR